The DNA sequence TCTTCTTCCCGCTTTCCTTAGAATTTCGAAAttcttgatttagggttttagtaGATTTAGTCTAATTGTTCAATTGTTTCAGGCGTTTTGCTTTGTTTGTATCTGTCCGATCTCGAAGAATGCATAAACAAGGATAAACGCCGTGGTTAAAGAATTGGATTGGCGGGTTCTGCTAGGCCTCATTGAGTGGTGGGGTGGCGTTAAGGTAAGGTACACCTTAATTGATTTTTGTGATCGTTGCTTATTGAACGTCTTTAGATGccaatgattttattttatatcaaaGAGTATTGCGGCTTTTCGGATTTGTTCTGCTATATCTTACTTGTATCAGTGGTATGAACCAATGATTACAATTATGCTGGCTTTTTGAAGAATGAAGTATGAACATAAGCTAGTCCATAACCTTAGGATGCAGACTAAAGAAGGAAGACTTTGCTTGGGGTTGAAAGTTTTTTGTATATTTTATCCTCCAAAAGCAATGGTGCAAGGGACTTGTCAAGTGATACAGATTATTATGTGTTGCCTTGAAAGTTGATTTGCTGATTGATCTGTTTACCACAGTTCAGTTTTGTTTGCCATTCGTGTCAAGTCCCATATTGGGTCAATTTGTAAGTCTACACAGAGAGCTGCATCAGTGACAAATTTTAGGTATCTGCACTGATGTGGCGATTGTTTCCTTAAGTAAGGACAATTTTGTCGGAGCTGACCCCTAATACAGCCATCTGGGCTCGAGCAACTCGAGAAGATCCAGATTTGATTGAGCTGGCTGGCATTGTATGTTTGGATTTTAGGTGGGGACATTTTGCTACTGCATCCTTGATTTACAGCTTTTCTCTGTGTGTGGATTGCTTCAGCTTGTTTCGTTTTCCATACGAACTGTATGTTGGTTTGATCTGAGGTATATAAGTAATCACGGGAAGTTTGGTCTAAGCTCCAATATGAGTAGGAGTTAGTGGGTTATCACACTCTACGAATTGTCTTTGGGTCGCAATAGTTCGAAGACTGTGGATCAATAATCATTAGTTTAGGAACATGGAAAGATCAATATCTTACATATACTGTTATACTTCTATGGTTGCAAAGAGTAAACGCCctcaaagaaaattttctcctGTATTTCCTTAAAATGGAAATATGATTTTGTTTCTCTAGTTCAGTTTAGTATTTCTTCGTTCACTTTCTTTGCTATTATTTTATTTACAATTGATTTTGTAAATTAGTTACTTAAAGTAGTAGTGATAATGTGGTTACGCGAAAGGAGTTACTTATAACTGGGTTTGGAAGTTTCCATTTATGCTGCTGGAAATGAAATCTTAGCTTTTGATTTACTTTAACTCTACTTGCTGCAGATCCTCGTGTGTGCAGAGCAGGAAACCAGTAATTTAAAGGGTAACACAAATTTATTTCTTAATTGCTTCATGTGTGTTTGTGTTTAAGAATAAGTTTGTATTATGGTGAAAAGTGGACAGAACATGCATGTTACTTATGTGCTCGTGTTTCTTATTTATAGGTAAAGAACATGAACTTGTCATATCCAATGCTAGAAGTAATGCCGATCATCTTGTTGAACTGGTTCTCGCTCAGGTACTCAGTTTACATATCATGTCTTTAATTTGCTAGGCCTGCTTATGTATCATGTCTTTAATTTGCTCTGTAGTAATTTATCAGATGTGTGAATGCAAACACATTGGTAGTTTGTTAGTTTGTCTGGTTGCACCCATACGTATGACAGTTGAATCAGTTCTTGCTCGGGTACTCACTAAGTGAATAATGGCTTGTGGGTAACCAGAGAAAGCACAATACATTACTATAGAAGCATGCCCATACGTTTACGgtttatttatttgattggGCACATGACCTGTTTATGTTAATACTATTCTCAGAAAGCTACTGATGTAGGACAAAGCCAGGGTGGTGTGATAATGGTTATGGTGGCTTAGAAAGATAGAAGATTTAAGAAATAGAAAATAAGGTTTCTAGCTGTTGTAGTTTCAGAGAACCTAGGGAGCAAGGGAAGCACTAAACGAGGGAAGGACAATAAGAGACTACGATAGGAGATACCAAAGCACCAAGTATGTAAGTATGTAACAATACTCAACATTCATCGAATCTGATTTTTCTTACAAAAGAGCCTGATTGATAGGTTTCAGATACATATCCTCTGTAAAAACTCATCTAAAAATCTCATTGAACAATAATGAAGACATTGTACTGGCCCCGATATTTATTTAGACCATTAATGATATCAGCTCACTGACATTGTACTTAGAATCTCTGTAGACAGATGTGCACTACTTAAAAATGCCGATTTAGAACTAAATTTACATATGCAGTGGTCAGGTTGCGTTGGCAGTTTATTTGCTGTAATAAAGACATCAACAAGGTACATTCCGGTATGTTCCAACGGAGATGTCTTTTCACCATGTGGAGGTGAAGCTTTTATATATACTGTATATAACACAGTTCACTTCTTAATGGCGTGGcattatgtttatgttcttggGTGCTTTGTCTTATAGTTAATTTCTGCCTCTTGGGTTTGGGGCGCTTCAGCTTTGTAACCTGACTCTAGACTGTAGAAGTAATAATATGTCTGtctgaaaaacaaaatgaaatgaaaaaagttaaaaaaaaaattataaaaaaaaagcaaGACAAAGTTCACAGAAGGCCGTTTGAACAggtttaattttttaaattttttaccttCCTAAAGGGTTTACTTAGAAAAGAAATGGACGACATCGTTGGGCCATGCCACGAAGTGTTCCAATGATATTAAAACATCCGTTTTTAGAttgtcctttttcttttcttagaaAGAGGGCCTGCTTTTTAGGAACTCTTTGGTTTATTGATCGTACTTTTTCATTCAAGTATTACTTGTCAGTAATGTTATGTCTTATATATGCAGGCCATAGGGTGGTCAATGTGGTTTTCTGAATATATTTTTTCAAAAAGAAGTTGTGCCCAAGATGCAAGAAAACTTAAGGTATCACTTAATATTTTATGTTTATGTAGAGAGAGATGGCACAATATTCTCTCATTCATCCAGTTAAATCAACTCAGTTTGAGACTAATTTATGAATGCTATGGTAACATTTCCAGTCAGATCTAAAGGACTTCCCTCAGCCCTTTTGGTTATCTGTTGGCCTAGAAAGAACTGGTTTTACTCAGGGAGAGCTACTGGCTGCACAGAGGCTTCCTATCCCTAGCAAGGTTTTGAGTCCTATTGCTAAGGTATAACTATATCTATTTATTTACTGttttaagaaaataataatagttatttccttgtaatttcttttccatttctgGCTAGTTATTTTAAATCCCATCACAATAAGAGCATATAGTGTTCCAGAGTTCTGCTTCAGAACCAGTATTGAATGTTACTTGTGATCTAGCTCATCTCAAATTCTATTGCTTCCAGGATTTGGTCTATGCAGTAAGATGTGCATACTCTGTTATTTATGTCATAACAGTGGCCATTCCTGAAACTTCACCTCCACCTACACTTGAAAGTGTAATTAAAGGGGGACTTTCTGTGGTAAGCCTAACATACTTCACATTTTGCAATGGCTGTATTAGTATTGGAAATCCTGTATACTTTAAACTTTTCTGTAGTGGCTGGTGAGTGCATATTCTCTCTGTTTCCTTGAGTGCGCTCTTTTTGTAGTCAttcttcctccctttttttttttttggttttttatggGCATTATTGCTCCTTTCTGGTTAGATTTTTCCATAACTACTGATAGTTCTGGAAATGagaattcttttttcttctttcatcaTCAGATGTTGGACAATTATTAATGAGGTAATTATACAAAAACTTAACAGTGTCCCATAGTTGCAATTCACAACTCATGCTTAGTGGAAGTTTTCCTTTGGTGCTATAAAATGCTGAATATCATCTCTGAGTGTAAATGTCTACAGAATTTGAAGCTCTTCTCCTTCCTCTAATAGCACTGGtctccatttctctctctctctctctctctctcacgcaCTTGTTCTCCCGCTATAAAAACCATGCTCGGATGATGTGGTATTCAATCAACCTTTTAATCATTTGCCTCAATAAATGGCATGTCTCATTATCAGCCTTTGGGTTTCTTTTCAACAGCTTGATTCAAATCCAAGCACATCCAAGCAATGTCTTTTTTTTAAACCGAGCATCCATGTCCTTTGGTAATCATACCACCATgttgaatttattttgaatgtGTTATAAGAATATTGACTATATATCAATAATAGTTACTCATACCGCAGTGGCCAATTTAGTTTGTGCGTATGCTGTAATATTGGAAAACCTGCTTAGTTGCTCGGTTGTTACTGTCTTGCAGGTGCATGTGTACATCAAGCGGCATGTGACTAAAAACTGGCCAGAAACTGATGATGAAAAGTGGTGCACAGAAATACTTGCAGCCAAGGTGATTTCATTACTATGTGTTTcatgttgttgttttgctggCCTTTTAAAGTGTGTGCACGCGTGCGCCTTGCATGTGACTAAAAAATGGCCTGAAACTGATGATGCTGTTGAAAAGTGGTGCACAGAAATACTTGAAGCCGTGGTGATTTCATTACTATGTGTTTCCTGGTGTTGTTTTGCTGGCCTTTTACTATCATCTAGGAACTACATccattttaatatatatatatatatatatattatataatatatatattccttgcatagaatcttgttactggcctaAACATACTAGTCTGGTTATGCTTTCAATGACTTATGTGCTAGTTTGCTAATTTTGATTGTTTGGCTGTTTGCTTCTGGTGTACCAGGATGCATTATTGGACGAACATATAGCAGAACGAACTTTTGGCGTTAAAGGATTGCAAGCTATTGGTCGGCCACTAAAGTGTTTCTTGGTAGGAGACTTGCGCTGATTAATTAGTCAACTTGCCACTcaattatcttttatttgtgCCATTTGTTCAACCTTTGCCAATATTTGGGTTGTAGGCCGTCTCAAATGTCCTGCTAATTAACTGTTGCTTGGTGCAGGTTATATCTCTAATTGTGTTGTGGGCTCTAAAGTTCAACTTTGTCTGCTGTTCCACACTGCTTGTATGGAGTGCTGCCCTCTTTACTGGTCGGATGCTTACTCTGTTCGGCTGTGGAGTGCTTTCGCTGTTGCAGTGTTTCATGGAAGCCGCTATAGCAAACATTAGTTGGTCAAAGTACCTCAAGCCCATCTGTGGCTGGTTGATTTACAATCTTGGAGAGTTGTGTTTGTTGCTCCCTTGTGATTAATATTCTTGGTGGtaataaaacttcaaaaagtCTTCTCTTAGGCTTGTGTATGATGATAGTAGAAGGATTTTTCTAACATGAAAAATTATGACTAGCTTAATATTTGAAGTAATGAGGATTAGTTTTCCTAATTGTGCCATGTACCTAGTGAGAAATCTATTAAAAGTTAATGCTTCTTCACAAGCACATTTTTCATTCTGGGTTTACAAATATGACTCGGACAAAGTAACTGAGAAAACTTGACAATTAAGGTAACGCGGAAGCCCCAACTTGGTAGTGCGTTTGTAAGGAAGTCTTTCaagttcataaaaaaaatactaattGATATTCAAATTGATCAACACATAAATGAGTGATTTTTCTTCTAGAATTTTCTTTACAGAGCATCGCACTTCAACATGTTACGTACGGTTGTGCTGAACAAGGTTGTGTGCTATTTGTATGGTTGCCTTAATGTCGTTGGTGCATATTCATAAATTTTCTGGACTAAAAGTACGTGTCATTCAGTGTCATTCTTGATCCACAACGATTACACATTTCAAGTGAAACTCGGTGTCTATGCCAGACCATGAGACCACCTTTTTCCTAGGAGTCATTTTATAGTTAGAgcatttttcttttaagttCTCCCTAATGCTTTTCTAAGGTGCATTCAAGAAAGATAGAAACCTAGCCTAAGCCACAAATAAAAGAGTCCGATAAGTAGAATATGAAGCTGAGACCCAATCTCTGTCATCCACCACCAATGAAGGCCAAATCGCTGACTACCGAGCACATTGAGAAGACATCCAACAATCTTGATCAGTAAGAGTAAGAAGCTATCATGCTCAAGTGAAATGGATCTCCTGCAGACCGCCTGGTAAACCTGACACTGTAATTTCCACTAATACATTTTTGTGTTGCACAACCAAGGAAGTATTCGCTCCATCCTCCAACGACGAGTCCGGAAGTGCTAAGAGCTTCGTTCCAAACCTGCTCAACATTGACCTAGCCCTTCTTTTCCTTCCATTTGACATCGCCTGCTTGGAAGAGAATTCCACACAAATATTCTCCTTCCCGCTCCCATTCATTACTGGACGCAAAGCCAATGCTTTCGACCCCAGCTCCGGCggattgaaaagcaaaagaTCATTAGTCTTCCACTGTTGCAGGACCGGCTCCATCCCCAGCTGTCTTCCCCAATTTGAACTTGAACTAGTAGAACCACGCAAGAGAATAAGCTAGGCCCTTCAATTTGTGCTAATCAAGTACAAGAACCCCATTACAACAAACTATTAGAAGGATAGAGAAAAATAAGAGGCCGGTGATACTTAAATAACCAAAGCAACCACGTACTAACTTTGATTTAACTCTGTAGCCGGTTTGGTTATTTAAGATGATTCCCAAAATAAAACATTTTGACATGCATATATTGGAAATGAGAAGTAAACAAAACTTGCGAACTAAACAGaattttttattctaaaaatttcaaaaaattcaaaaaaataataataataactacaTGAGATTCAGTAAAAGAGAATACCAAATCATACCAATAGACTATAATCTCTGATGCTATAATCCTTTCCAGGAAGTGACTCAAATCTTCGTTAAAAAAATGAtgtaatgaaataaaaaaatgagtTTGAGAAAAATGTAATAAACAAGAGAGAGAGGCGGTAAGGTTTAAAATTTTTCAAATCACTGTTATAATCTCTCAATTTCAAGAAGATGTATATAAACTCAAGGGAAAATTTcataaatggtcactcaactatgacttatTCGATACTTTAgttactgaagtttcaaatatatcactttagtcactcaactattacactgtcaatcactttagtcactttgttaatttttttcattaaaaaaaaattatttgccacaatattaatgatattttcatccaaccaattgtgaaaaattgataaatatgtattagaatgattgagagaagtgattaaagtgagaaaaaaatactCCTTggatgactaaagtgattgacagtgtaatagttgagtgaccaaagtgatatatttaaaactgGAGTTACTAAAGTATCGAataagtcatagttgagtgatcatttgtgGAATTTTCCCTAAACTCAAATCAAATCCCATCTCCCCCTAGAAATGCATGCATGTAAGACACGCCATTAAAGCTTTTGCAGTACACGAACCAGTGCATGATCATCGATCATCAGCTGGCTGCCAATTCAATATAACTCAAAAGCTAATGCAGCCGTACGATCCCCAAGCTGCGTGGACACAAAGAAAAGGAATCGCAagcctccaaaaaaaaaaggaagacaaCAATCCTCCTGCAGAACCCTAGCTAGGGCATGCTCTTGCCCAGCAGTTAATGCTCTGTTGCGTCAGGGAAAGAGATTCtatgtgtttgttttggaaAGAGAATCAAAAGCACGTGAAAATAGTAACTATTGACTGCCACCCCACTTTTTTTACTACACTGTCGACATCAGCTTTTTTATGGCTGAGCTGCTAGCTGCAGGCCATTCTTAGAGTCATTGGTCAATGATGGAGACGACGACGTTGTGCACTTGTGCTCCTTCGATGATGCACTACTGCGCTTTTCGCTCTAGCAGTTAACCCCAACCATTCGTCCGAGTCTTACTGGTTCCTTGTCTTTTTGGACCAGTGATCATTTTTACTGAAACTTACGCGTCCTCGCAACCCAATCCAGCTACTCCCAAGCCATGTGCTTGACAGCAGAAGCTGCAGTTTGCCTGTGACAGAATAGATATAGTCTTTTCCCATTATTTTGCCAATGTAATCAAACAGGAGGATTTCAAAACACCATTCTGAACATTAAGGTCTGGAACACGGTACTCACTCATCAGCGCTGGCCGGACAGTAAAAGGAGAACATGCTTCCGCTACTATTGCAATAGCGACAGTGGTGTAAACACGGTTCTGACGCTCCTGCACCTTCAGATTGGTCAGCAGAGTAGCAAGGACATCTTGTGAGCCAATGGCCTTCGCAATGTACATGGGTAAAAGGCAATACACACTGTAATCCGTGCCTAATAGACCAGGGCCACAAATTATTGGTTGTGGCGAAAGGtcagatttctagtagtgagtGTAGGGGTTTTATTGCTAATATTGGTATTGGTGAAGTTCTTGAAGAGAGGTGCAGAACTATGGGGCTTGCTTCATGATTTACAGTTGGCCTGCGCCAATGATATGTATTAAGCACATTGAGGTTGAGTGCGATCTAAATGTATGGTTGATTCATTAAACAAGCctagtttgttttttttagatCAAATTGTAAAATGCATTAATTAAAGGCAACAAGCCTAGCATAATACACATAGCCCAAAAGGGCAAACAGAGTGAACCTAAAACATGAACAAGATCCCACACAGGGGAGACAAAGCCCAGCCCAAAAACTAcaatcttcatcttcctcaACCAGATCAGAGAACCACCAACATCTTCCTCAATCTTCCTCGCCGACGCCAATTGATGGATTTCCGAATGCCATatccatttctttttccccaATCCGAAGAGGTTTGGGTTCCCGTGAAGGAGATCCCAGCCTCACCGCTGTCACAGGGCTTCAACCCTGTGGTTGCTTGTGACAACTGCCGAACAGATGGGTAAACTAGACAGTCACCCGAGGAAAGGAAGGGAGGAACAAGCAATCGGTTATCCACGAGGAAGCTTCGACGGTGGAGGAGGGTCTCAGATCTGGTGATTAGGATGAGAGAAAGCAAGAGATTGGGTGATTGGGATGAGAGAAAGCAAGGTTTAGATTGGGTGAACTAAAACCAAACACAGAAGGAAACACGGCTGGGACATGTGCCCAGACAGGGAAACCACCCTGCCTCACAAAGCCTTCAATCTAGATCTCGCCAGAGGAGCAGGAGGGAAAATGATCGGCTGCAGATGACCATTTTTATAGCATCTACTATAGCACTCTCCATGCTTGTACCACTTGGTGCAACTCGTTAACTTTCCAGAGAGGTCTACACAAAAAAGTATCGTCTCCAAAGCCAGTTTGTTGTTCGTCATATATGTGCATCTCAACACGACATAGAGTCCCAGTTCATTGAAGATAGCCTGCCTAATATGCTGCTGGTAATAGAAGTGTTGTCCGTCGCTTACAATCTTGTGATTGGCGAACATAGTTGTAAGACCGCTGATGCATTTGGCTGCAAGACGGATAGAAACactgaaatatttttctttgctCCACTTAAGTCCTTCACATATTCGTTCACCATGATTTGTCCACTCATGGTCCCAAAAGGACAAGCAATTGGAAATCCCATCGTTTGCCCGATCTTTAGTTAGGTCAGGCCAAAACTTGAGCAGATTTTCAGCTTAAACATAGCCGAGCAGATCATGGGAGGTCAAGTGGTTTGATACAGCAGGTGAGCGGCCGAAATTCTGTTCCCAGAGTCCGtgaagggtaaaatggtctgGGATGGGTGCAAAACAAGGATATTTTGAGATTGAGCAATAAGCATTTGGATTGTTAAGAGCCAATCTCAAGTGAGGAGGCTTCCAAGAATTAACAGAATATACTGAGGGAAGAGTGAAGAGCAGCAAAGTGCATGCTAAGAGGAATTTGAACTTCACTGCTAATCCAGACTTCGCTCCAAGAAATGTGTGTTTGAAGGTTTTGTGGAACTGCTCCCTGTATAGCACAATACAATGGGATGCATAAAGCATAAAAAGTAAAGTAAAAGATAGTATAAGGGTGAGGATAAGTTAATTGAAAGCCTCCGGATTCTATTGAAAGTAACCTAAATTGAGTGGCAATAC is a window from the Rosa chinensis cultivar Old Blush chromosome 2, RchiOBHm-V2, whole genome shotgun sequence genome containing:
- the LOC121051322 gene encoding 1-acyl-sn-glycerol-3-phosphate acyltransferase PLS1-like, with translation MYLDTNAKPDDSREDIVKRMVRDGLPVLGSCEMVNQRVNYDDHKLTYKMDGKAMTVTETHGWKYAVLGSGGGALFIVYNKNTQKVSDLSEWIRGRGPLSANPSSHSGGAALRLRPLCQSGSGLIEWWGGVKILVCAEQETSNLKGKEHELVISNARSNADHLVELVLAQWSGCVGSLFAVIKTSTRYIPAIGWSMWFSEYIFSKRSCAQDARKLKSDLKDFPQPFWLSVGLERTGFTQGELLAAQRLPIPSKVLSPIAKDLVYAVRCAYSVIYVITVAIPETSPPPTLESVIKGGLSVVHVYIKRHVTKNWPETDDEKWCTEILAAKDALLDEHIAERTFGVKGLQAIGRPLKCFLVISLIVLWALKFNFVCCSTLLVWSAALFTGRMLTLFGCGVLSLLQCFMEAAIANISWSKYLKPICGWLIYNLGELCLLLPCD